A section of the Candidatus Caccoplasma merdavium genome encodes:
- a CDS encoding chitobiase/beta-hexosaminidase C-terminal domain-containing protein → MKRKITQIGRLFAAAALLFGTSSWASAQETVTATYACTTAAIETATISTDGVLSSGTMEVASGWDFSGTKAINGTTFMRFGPAEKKGDTSLPTVRFTLDVENGVTFTPTSVAFNAARFGSDSGNQLDVYAVKADGSKVKLNAETLEPLRDNSGSFLTTTLPITGITGSVAIEFNFKCDAGKQVGLNNVVITGTYTLPEAFKVAYLAGADVVDGTCNEAIFKALEADPIMDVTPLNFDDKTLTGDLTADGLADYDLVVISGPTGSGTALAKSFDKILGQIPVLNTKAFWYNKTSPAIGGGGANPGTAENPSMTLIPDYLYVEHDIFAGLSRIDTVMPFAKAGREGGRYLQGIPSETTFEHDVIATANGAASVAEHWFDGNIGYLIVPIDGEGGEYTVLEGALTEDGARMFVNAAKYLLWGEPYVLPIVGTCATEITTTPLEGEWAGYYELTITATPDTAKIYYTTDGTVPTTESKLYEAPDTLLKNCLIQAIAVSPEKWYDSPVDSLEFVNETLAALPAPVITLAQNADGKCIDVTIAITSEELDLTGAQILYTLDGTDPIENGEVYSAPFAAYGDSITVMAAAVSEKYNNSPVAIQGIKNENYVAREKVFYSTDFHNPIEEWFYNADFTYDENGEVIAGTVKPGAVWPDGIGFSNSTEKDGFRVHVFNKGNTYVGYRMYYGWSFYGEKNRRLILQSDNGAYFLAAEGKTGAAPDTMFQGPFDVELDIRAKVETPIRVMVGDELEGTEWTVLDEIVVPNGAEQTVRFSYNGFDKKYVRFESEAKEFYVDEYRILVEGYGELELQSVSPAGSTAMADAVAIGDTTTTFVVTFNNPLAETQADNLIVFFGEPAMPTTNCTYVISGNTMTITRSGAEPLAAATYQLVVQNVTDVVGQTYARLSQFFKVEGTEPDPEPGAVTTPEVEKVVVSQVIYGLSGAVQSELTQGLNLVRTVYSDGTVEVEKVIVK, encoded by the coding sequence ATGAAAAGAAAAATTACTCAGATTGGTAGACTGTTTGCAGCTGCTGCCCTGCTCTTCGGCACTTCGTCGTGGGCTTCGGCACAAGAAACTGTGACAGCTACCTATGCCTGCACAACGGCAGCTATTGAAACAGCTACCATCTCGACCGATGGTGTACTCTCCTCCGGTACGATGGAGGTCGCTTCCGGTTGGGATTTCTCCGGAACCAAAGCCATCAACGGGACGACTTTCATGCGTTTCGGTCCCGCAGAAAAGAAGGGCGACACCTCTCTTCCCACGGTGCGTTTCACGCTGGACGTGGAAAACGGCGTGACGTTTACTCCCACCTCGGTGGCTTTCAACGCCGCCCGTTTCGGATCGGACAGCGGTAATCAACTCGACGTGTATGCCGTCAAAGCCGACGGCTCGAAGGTGAAATTGAATGCCGAAACCCTCGAACCCCTGCGCGATAACAGCGGCTCATTCTTGACGACCACCCTGCCTATCACCGGCATTACCGGCAGTGTCGCCATCGAATTCAACTTCAAATGCGATGCCGGTAAACAAGTCGGCCTCAACAACGTCGTGATTACCGGTACCTACACGTTGCCCGAAGCTTTCAAAGTAGCCTATCTGGCAGGTGCCGATGTTGTTGACGGAACTTGCAACGAAGCTATTTTCAAAGCCCTCGAAGCAGACCCGATTATGGACGTTACCCCTCTCAACTTTGATGACAAGACCCTTACCGGCGACCTCACTGCCGATGGTCTTGCCGACTACGACCTCGTGGTGATTTCCGGTCCTACCGGTTCGGGTACCGCTTTGGCTAAATCTTTCGACAAGATTTTGGGTCAGATTCCTGTTCTCAACACCAAAGCATTCTGGTACAACAAGACCAGCCCCGCTATTGGTGGCGGCGGTGCAAACCCCGGCACGGCCGAGAATCCTTCGATGACCCTTATTCCCGATTATCTCTATGTAGAGCACGACATCTTTGCCGGCCTTTCGAGAATCGACACGGTTATGCCGTTTGCAAAAGCCGGTCGTGAAGGCGGACGTTACCTGCAAGGTATTCCTTCCGAAACGACGTTCGAACATGACGTCATCGCCACGGCCAACGGCGCAGCTTCTGTTGCCGAGCACTGGTTCGACGGCAATATCGGTTACCTCATTGTGCCCATCGACGGTGAAGGTGGCGAATACACCGTACTCGAAGGCGCACTGACCGAAGATGGCGCCAGAATGTTTGTCAACGCTGCCAAATACCTCCTTTGGGGCGAACCTTATGTACTTCCCATTGTAGGTACTTGCGCTACTGAGATTACAACTACTCCGCTCGAAGGCGAATGGGCCGGTTACTATGAACTCACCATCACCGCCACTCCCGATACCGCCAAGATTTACTACACCACCGACGGTACTGTGCCCACCACCGAGAGCAAGCTTTATGAGGCTCCCGATACTCTCTTGAAGAACTGCTTGATTCAGGCTATCGCCGTTTCGCCCGAGAAATGGTATGACTCTCCCGTCGACAGCCTCGAATTTGTAAACGAGACTCTCGCCGCCCTGCCGGCTCCGGTTATTACTCTCGCTCAAAATGCCGACGGTAAATGCATCGACGTGACCATCGCCATCACCAGTGAAGAGCTCGACCTCACCGGCGCACAAATCCTCTACACCCTCGATGGTACCGATCCCATTGAGAACGGTGAAGTTTACTCCGCTCCGTTTGCCGCCTATGGTGACTCCATCACCGTGATGGCCGCCGCCGTAAGCGAGAAATACAACAACTCGCCCGTTGCCATCCAGGGTATCAAGAACGAGAACTATGTGGCTCGCGAGAAAGTATTCTACTCGACCGACTTCCACAATCCTATCGAAGAGTGGTTCTACAATGCCGATTTCACCTATGACGAGAATGGCGAAGTTATTGCCGGTACCGTTAAACCCGGTGCCGTATGGCCCGATGGTATCGGCTTCAGCAACTCGACCGAAAAAGACGGTTTCCGCGTACATGTATTCAATAAAGGAAATACCTATGTAGGTTACCGTATGTATTATGGCTGGTCGTTCTATGGCGAGAAAAACCGTCGTCTCATTCTCCAAAGCGACAATGGCGCTTACTTCCTCGCCGCCGAAGGTAAGACCGGTGCTGCACCTGACACCATGTTCCAAGGCCCGTTCGATGTTGAACTCGACATCAGAGCCAAAGTGGAAACACCTATCCGCGTTATGGTAGGCGATGAATTGGAAGGTACCGAATGGACTGTTCTTGATGAAATCGTCGTTCCCAATGGCGCTGAGCAAACAGTAAGATTCTCTTACAATGGATTCGACAAGAAGTATGTGCGCTTCGAGAGCGAAGCCAAAGAATTCTATGTAGATGAATATAGAATTCTGGTTGAAGGCTATGGTGAACTCGAATTGCAATCGGTATCTCCCGCCGGTAGCACGGCAATGGCCGATGCTGTTGCGATAGGTGATACCACTACCACCTTTGTTGTTACGTTTAACAACCCGCTGGCCGAAACGCAAGCCGATAATCTGATTGTATTCTTTGGTGAGCCTGCAATGCCTACAACCAACTGTACGTATGTTATCAGCGGTAATACGATGACGATTACCCGTTCGGGTGCCGAGCCTCTTGCAGCTGCTACTTACCAACTCGTTGTTCAAAATGTAACCGATGTGGTTGGTCAGACCTATGCTCGTCTCTCGCAATTCTTCAAGGTTGAAGGTACCGAGCCCGATCCCGAACCCGGTGCAGTAACGACTCCCGAAGTAGAGAAAGTTGTTGTATCGCAAGTAATCTACGGCCTCTCCGGTGCTGTTCAAAGTGAACTGACCCAAGGTCTCAACCTGGTACGCACTGTTTACAGCGACGGAACGGTTGAAGTAGAAAAAGTTATTGTAAAATAA
- a CDS encoding fibronectin type III domain-containing protein: MKKLCALVVCLLLCASFPLYAESYVLDDAGEREFSTVSSTEYDINGEAGVLTFEGKYSTILGIGGSGNCYLDQYVDGSWVRIATLNMLTKDWQSLTYTLDRRATKIKMYTETGAVGNKHFRNVKVTRARYIEAGDINLVGFTSGSGADDVETQTFSVRYSNAAAPLTVSSSNPAFTASVSSTTIEQAVTTADVTVTYDPSDLARHDATITVTDGIVSFTQSVVGLCAPNNIEAGAATFHTLPVTWNAVSGAESYTIQMRNALNEVEAEETVSTPSYTMSGLTPDATYSVRICANYPGGYSSGFASGLVKTDDYIPAPQDFTVGTVFESTPVPMSWSAVDDVVTYSVRIYTTEGALVSETENLTATSTSIDASLDPRLSYEVKLRADYKGFYSDEVVVTPHCVPTPDGLAYEVADKTDFDISWNAVAPDVLYNIVVEKTDGGEPVDDASLLDTTYRVSGLTPGTDYTIKVRVVTDDGATPFASIGARSWELLPPSSIESSAGEAPFSVRIAWSAVEEADAYKVSIYDAGDAFVRDTVVLGATDVLFQDMLPGTYTVKVAAQWSGYTFGESTHSAAVDKYPLQVLIADTSRMYGQENPETYRFVYSGWIGEHTSVAQDPEVVTSALPTSPAGEYELTVTGGEDPWYTFSAGSGVLTVTKAPLHVSVADTSRYYRKPDPEFRLIYEGFLFDDDPSILQQEPIAASNATIDSDFGVYDITLSGGSSDRYEFILSQEPAKLTISQAMTEVSTEPIHKKYGDEPFSIVTNNIEAPLTCVIADPDVAELDEEGRIVVKALGETTLTVSQAATEHFTELVETQIQLIVEKAPLLISVADTSRLYGTANPDFRIIYEGFVNGEDASALTTRPVVTTEATTESEPGRYEIVPSGAAAGNYEIEYRSGHLTIDPLTGSLTIAAIDTTVYGAEPIALPAVSSPNADGAYTYAIADETVAAIADGKINILAAGETWLKVSQQGSGNYGDVADSVALVVKKARLAVSVADTVRLYKTENPAFVIRYEGFVGNDGTHSLSELPQAQTTAVVDSDPGEYPITLSGGAADNYELVYVEGAKLIVDKLTPLIDTTPIQVVYGSEPVALTSNNPDGVLRCTPADTTVARFADGQVVIKNAGKTVLTVSQDESTYYHASDTVEVELQVDKAMLTVAVADTSRLYREENPAFTFTYSGFVNNDDTTAISVRPVAATEAGVDAKVGEYVVKASGAQSANYDFTYQDGTLFIRQAASHLEMAAVDTLTYGQPLLALPEVKKNNEEQELLYKTLDSQVAVVKGDKLEIVGVGTTSLVALQETSENYLAGSDTVEVIVNKALLSIQALDAERPYGEPNPAGKLSYTGFVYDDDTTALTVKPVLRWEADSLSPVGVYTVTPEGAEAPNYKFEYHAGHLTINQAQTVINITLPDTAVYGEEPRPLDITSNNTESEIIYAISDPSIVEFADGKMKPKHVGSTMVIAMQTASQNYTQGVSNFFTYVVKKAPLTIAAVDTTRHYREENPDFTLSYEGFVNGDDASSFSVMPQVKCDALTESPVGQYPILVSGAAADNYTLSYRPATLTIEPAVTRLSADTVALKHYGDESFALSVTTNNDEAPLEYSSEDPRVVTVENGRVTVVAPGSTNIVLKQQASDNFTAAESLVLPVTVAKRTLAVSVADTSRYYGEANPDFAITYEGFVAGENEENLTQKPVASCAADSSSLGSFPITLSGGLSDNYDFVFTHATLTIKSIPTQLTVLPIDAKTYGDQPFALPTVTTNSKQGAITYAIADTTVATIADGLVYIKGAGETTLTVKQAATDSYTAAEQTLPLTVSKATLTVTADNKECFQGQSIPELTFFYSGFAYDDDTTALAALPEISCEVSGTSEVGEFDIVLTGGKAENYTFEYKSGTLSVWAPNHTRLTVAEIGEKTYGDLPFALPEVTSNSRGELSYAIADTTVAVVVDGRIYIKHAGETTLTVKQAATDTHVAAEESVPLVVAKATLTVTADNKECRQGAEMPELTYTYKGFVLGETDTVLTARPQISCEVSETSEVGEFEITFTGGEAENYAFEYVPGTLSVMALNLTQLTVAEIGEKTYGDLPFALPVVTSNNSRGEMTYAIADTTVAEIADGRIYIKHAGETTLTVKQAATDSYTAAEESVPLVVAKATLTLTADNQECRQGDEMPELTYTCVGFVNGDDER; the protein is encoded by the coding sequence ATGAAAAAACTGTGTGCACTTGTAGTCTGTCTGTTATTGTGTGCATCTTTCCCTCTGTATGCCGAGAGCTATGTACTCGATGATGCGGGCGAACGAGAGTTCTCGACCGTATCTTCGACCGAGTATGACATCAACGGTGAAGCCGGTGTCTTGACCTTTGAAGGAAAATATTCCACAATCCTCGGAATCGGAGGTAGCGGGAACTGTTATCTCGACCAGTATGTTGACGGTTCTTGGGTACGGATAGCGACGTTGAATATGCTTACCAAAGATTGGCAGTCCTTGACCTATACGCTCGACCGCCGGGCTACCAAGATAAAAATGTATACCGAGACGGGAGCTGTCGGCAACAAACACTTCCGCAATGTAAAGGTAACGCGCGCGCGGTATATCGAGGCCGGTGACATAAATCTTGTCGGTTTTACTTCGGGTTCGGGTGCCGATGATGTGGAGACGCAGACCTTCTCGGTGCGCTACTCCAATGCCGCAGCCCCTCTCACGGTCTCGTCGAGCAATCCCGCTTTTACCGCATCGGTCTCTTCTACCACCATTGAGCAGGCGGTCACCACGGCCGATGTCACGGTGACCTATGACCCCTCTGACCTGGCTCGTCACGATGCGACGATTACCGTGACCGACGGTATCGTCTCATTCACCCAATCTGTTGTCGGCCTTTGCGCTCCCAACAACATCGAGGCCGGAGCCGCCACCTTCCACACCCTGCCGGTGACCTGGAATGCCGTTTCGGGAGCTGAGAGCTACACCATACAGATGCGTAACGCCCTCAATGAAGTTGAAGCCGAGGAGACCGTTTCGACGCCGAGCTACACCATGTCGGGGCTTACCCCCGATGCGACATACTCGGTGCGCATCTGTGCCAACTATCCCGGCGGTTACAGTTCGGGATTTGCTTCGGGGCTGGTCAAGACCGACGATTATATCCCCGCTCCGCAAGATTTTACCGTGGGAACGGTGTTTGAGTCGACCCCTGTGCCCATGTCGTGGAGTGCCGTCGATGATGTCGTTACTTACAGTGTGCGCATCTACACGACCGAAGGCGCCTTGGTTTCCGAGACCGAGAACCTTACCGCCACATCGACCTCGATTGATGCTTCGCTCGATCCCCGTCTCTCTTATGAGGTGAAACTGCGGGCCGACTACAAAGGTTTCTATTCCGATGAGGTCGTTGTCACGCCCCATTGCGTGCCCACCCCCGACGGCCTTGCCTATGAGGTGGCCGATAAGACCGATTTCGACATCTCTTGGAATGCGGTCGCTCCCGATGTACTATATAATATAGTCGTCGAGAAGACCGATGGAGGCGAGCCGGTCGACGATGCCTCCCTCCTCGATACGACCTACCGCGTTTCGGGGCTTACGCCGGGAACCGACTATACCATCAAGGTGCGGGTGGTTACCGACGACGGGGCGACGCCCTTCGCCTCGATTGGAGCCCGTTCGTGGGAACTGCTCCCCCCGTCGAGCATCGAGTCGTCGGCCGGAGAAGCTCCCTTCTCGGTGCGCATAGCCTGGTCGGCTGTCGAAGAAGCCGATGCCTATAAAGTCTCCATCTACGATGCCGGCGATGCGTTTGTGCGCGATACGGTGGTGCTCGGTGCGACCGACGTGCTCTTCCAGGACATGTTGCCCGGTACCTATACGGTGAAAGTGGCCGCACAATGGTCGGGATACACGTTTGGCGAATCGACACATTCGGCCGCAGTCGACAAATATCCCTTGCAGGTGCTCATCGCCGACACGTCCCGCATGTATGGTCAGGAAAATCCCGAGACCTATCGCTTTGTATATTCCGGCTGGATAGGGGAGCACACCTCCGTGGCCCAGGACCCCGAAGTGGTTACTTCGGCTTTGCCCACATCGCCGGCCGGAGAATATGAACTCACCGTCACTGGCGGCGAGGATCCTTGGTACACCTTCTCGGCCGGCTCCGGCGTGCTGACCGTTACGAAAGCGCCGCTCCACGTCTCGGTGGCCGATACCAGCCGTTACTACCGCAAGCCCGACCCTGAATTCCGCCTCATTTACGAAGGCTTCCTTTTCGACGACGACCCGTCGATATTGCAACAGGAGCCCATTGCCGCCTCCAATGCCACCATCGATTCCGATTTCGGCGTTTATGATATTACCCTCTCGGGCGGAAGCTCTGACCGCTACGAGTTTATCCTCTCGCAAGAACCGGCCAAGCTCACCATCTCCCAGGCCATGACCGAGGTCTCGACCGAACCCATTCACAAAAAATATGGCGATGAGCCGTTCTCGATCGTTACCAACAACATCGAGGCTCCGCTTACCTGTGTCATTGCCGATCCCGATGTGGCCGAACTCGATGAGGAGGGACGCATTGTCGTGAAAGCCCTGGGCGAAACGACTCTTACCGTTTCGCAAGCGGCGACCGAGCACTTTACCGAACTCGTCGAGACCCAGATACAACTCATCGTGGAGAAAGCCCCGCTGCTGATTTCGGTGGCCGACACGTCGCGTCTCTATGGCACGGCAAACCCCGATTTCCGCATCATCTATGAAGGCTTTGTCAATGGTGAAGATGCTTCGGCGCTCACTACCCGGCCTGTCGTGACGACCGAGGCTACGACCGAGAGTGAACCGGGCCGCTACGAAATTGTCCCTTCGGGAGCGGCTGCCGGGAATTATGAAATCGAATATCGTTCCGGTCATCTCACCATCGACCCGTTGACCGGCAGCCTCACCATTGCGGCTATCGACACGACCGTCTATGGAGCCGAGCCCATCGCTCTCCCGGCAGTCTCTTCGCCCAATGCCGACGGGGCATATACCTATGCCATTGCCGATGAAACCGTGGCTGCGATTGCCGACGGGAAAATCAACATACTGGCTGCCGGTGAGACTTGGCTCAAAGTCTCGCAACAAGGTAGCGGCAACTACGGCGATGTGGCCGACTCGGTCGCCCTTGTCGTGAAAAAAGCCCGCCTCGCTGTTTCGGTGGCCGACACGGTGCGCCTTTATAAAACCGAGAATCCGGCCTTTGTCATTCGGTATGAAGGCTTTGTAGGTAACGACGGTACCCATTCGCTCAGCGAACTGCCCCAGGCCCAGACCACGGCTGTCGTCGATTCCGACCCGGGAGAATATCCCATCACCCTCTCGGGCGGTGCGGCCGATAATTACGAGCTGGTCTATGTCGAGGGGGCCAAACTCATTGTCGACAAACTGACTCCGCTTATCGACACCACTCCCATACAGGTCGTTTACGGCAGCGAGCCGGTGGCTCTCACCTCGAACAATCCCGACGGCGTTTTGCGTTGCACGCCCGCCGATACGACGGTGGCTCGTTTTGCCGATGGGCAGGTCGTGATAAAGAATGCCGGTAAAACGGTTCTCACCGTGAGTCAAGATGAGTCGACCTACTATCATGCTTCCGACACCGTCGAGGTCGAATTGCAAGTCGACAAGGCGATGCTTACGGTTGCCGTGGCCGACACGTCGCGTCTCTACCGCGAAGAGAATCCCGCCTTCACGTTCACATACAGCGGCTTTGTCAACAACGATGACACGACGGCCATCTCGGTACGACCCGTTGCGGCAACCGAGGCCGGTGTCGATGCCAAGGTGGGCGAGTATGTCGTGAAAGCGTCGGGGGCCCAGTCGGCCAATTATGATTTTACCTATCAAGACGGTACGCTCTTTATCCGCCAAGCCGCTTCGCATCTCGAAATGGCTGCCGTCGACACGCTTACCTACGGACAGCCTCTGCTCGCATTGCCCGAAGTGAAAAAGAACAACGAAGAGCAAGAGCTGCTCTATAAGACTCTCGACAGCCAGGTGGCTGTGGTCAAAGGCGACAAGCTCGAAATCGTGGGCGTGGGAACGACCTCGCTGGTGGCCTTGCAAGAGACCAGCGAAAACTATCTTGCCGGTTCCGACACGGTAGAGGTGATTGTGAACAAGGCCCTGCTTTCGATACAGGCGCTCGATGCCGAGCGTCCTTATGGTGAGCCCAATCCGGCCGGAAAGCTCTCGTACACGGGTTTTGTCTATGACGACGATACGACGGCCCTGACGGTAAAACCGGTGCTTCGCTGGGAGGCCGACTCCCTGTCTCCGGTCGGTGTCTATACGGTGACGCCCGAAGGAGCCGAAGCCCCCAATTACAAGTTCGAGTATCATGCCGGTCACCTCACCATCAACCAGGCACAGACGGTTATCAACATCACCCTTCCCGACACGGCGGTTTATGGCGAAGAGCCCCGTCCGCTCGATATTACGTCGAACAATACCGAGAGCGAAATCATCTATGCGATTTCCGACCCCTCGATTGTGGAATTTGCCGATGGCAAGATGAAGCCCAAACATGTCGGTTCGACGATGGTCATTGCCATGCAGACCGCTTCGCAGAATTACACGCAAGGCGTCTCCAACTTCTTTACCTATGTCGTGAAGAAGGCTCCGCTTACCATTGCCGCTGTCGATACCACCCGCCACTATCGCGAGGAGAACCCCGATTTCACCCTTTCTTACGAAGGCTTTGTCAACGGTGACGACGCTTCGTCGTTCTCGGTCATGCCGCAGGTGAAATGCGACGCCCTTACCGAGTCGCCCGTGGGCCAGTATCCGATTCTGGTGAGTGGTGCCGCTGCCGACAATTACACCCTCTCTTATCGTCCGGCGACCCTCACCATCGAGCCGGCGGTGACCCGTCTCTCGGCCGATACGGTAGCTCTCAAACACTATGGCGACGAATCGTTTGCCTTGTCGGTAACCACCAACAACGATGAGGCCCCGCTCGAATATTCGTCCGAAGATCCTCGCGTCGTGACAGTCGAGAACGGTCGGGTGACCGTTGTGGCTCCCGGCTCGACGAACATCGTGCTGAAACAACAGGCTTCGGACAATTTCACGGCGGCCGAGTCGCTCGTCTTGCCGGTGACGGTGGCCAAGCGCACCTTGGCGGTGAGCGTGGCCGACACCTCGCGTTATTATGGCGAGGCCAATCCTGACTTTGCCATTACCTACGAAGGCTTTGTTGCCGGGGAGAATGAAGAGAATCTGACGCAGAAACCGGTCGCTTCGTGTGCGGCCGACTCGTCGTCGCTGGGCTCTTTCCCCATCACGCTTTCGGGCGGACTCTCCGACAACTATGACTTTGTATTTACCCACGCAACCCTTACCATCAAGTCTATACCCACCCAGCTTACGGTGCTGCCCATCGATGCGAAGACCTATGGCGACCAGCCTTTTGCCTTGCCGACGGTGACCACCAATAGCAAACAGGGCGCCATTACCTATGCCATTGCCGACACGACTGTCGCCACTATTGCCGATGGCCTTGTCTACATCAAGGGGGCGGGAGAGACGACCCTCACGGTGAAACAGGCTGCAACCGACAGCTACACGGCTGCCGAGCAGACGCTACCTCTCACCGTGTCGAAAGCCACCCTTACGGTGACCGCCGATAATAAGGAGTGCTTCCAAGGTCAGTCGATACCCGAGCTCACGTTCTTCTATTCGGGCTTTGCCTATGACGATGATACAACCGCGTTGGCCGCGCTTCCCGAAATCTCTTGCGAAGTTTCCGGGACTTCGGAAGTGGGCGAGTTCGATATTGTGCTCACGGGGGGTAAGGCCGAGAATTACACGTTTGAATACAAATCGGGAACCCTCTCGGTATGGGCACCCAACCATACCCGGCTCACGGTGGCCGAGATAGGCGAGAAGACCTACGGTGACCTGCCGTTTGCCCTGCCCGAAGTGACGAGCAACAGCCGCGGCGAACTCTCTTATGCAATAGCCGACACCACGGTGGCGGTTGTTGTCGACGGCCGCATCTACATCAAGCACGCGGGAGAGACGACCCTCACGGTGAAACAAGCGGCCACCGACACGCACGTCGCTGCCGAGGAGAGCGTGCCTCTCG
- a CDS encoding AraC family transcriptional regulator, giving the protein MTYNDLENEISYLNATKTDMHFGVYVNTVGFQSIKAGEHYPLKDHPSGYFFNVGKGRVLQEFQLLYITKGAGSFTSDRTQVQPLTKGSLLCLFPGQWHTYSPSEKVGWNEYYIGFNGPVAELWFRQAHITADSPVLKIGFNADLVKLFQTAIEVANSGKNAAQQCLSGIVMHILGLICYVSSNRIFEEDSISQKIERSKIIMIENLYKNIDVEELAENLNLSYSWFRKVFKDYTGYAPAKYFQELKIKKAEDLLMRTSHSVKEISYMLNYKSAEHFFSLFKKKTGFTPLEYRNYIRGGEASDVRPSRRVSLPDLPEPPQEMIDEIASAHKK; this is encoded by the coding sequence ATGACCTACAACGATCTGGAAAACGAAATCAGTTATCTCAACGCCACAAAGACCGATATGCACTTTGGCGTCTATGTCAATACCGTGGGCTTCCAAAGCATCAAGGCAGGCGAGCATTACCCCCTCAAAGACCACCCGTCGGGATATTTCTTCAACGTGGGCAAGGGACGTGTTTTGCAGGAGTTCCAATTGCTGTATATAACCAAAGGCGCCGGTTCGTTCACCTCCGATCGTACACAGGTGCAGCCTCTTACCAAAGGCTCTCTCCTTTGTCTCTTCCCCGGCCAATGGCACACCTATTCGCCTTCGGAAAAAGTGGGGTGGAACGAGTATTATATCGGTTTCAACGGCCCCGTTGCCGAGTTGTGGTTCCGCCAGGCGCATATTACAGCCGATAGTCCCGTGCTGAAAATCGGCTTCAATGCCGACCTGGTGAAACTCTTCCAAACCGCCATCGAGGTGGCCAATAGCGGGAAGAATGCTGCCCAGCAGTGCCTCTCGGGCATCGTCATGCACATTTTGGGCCTTATTTGTTACGTGTCGAGCAATCGTATATTTGAAGAGGACAGCATCAGCCAGAAGATAGAGCGTTCCAAAATCATCATGATAGAAAACCTTTATAAGAATATCGATGTGGAGGAATTGGCCGAGAACCTTAATCTTTCGTACAGCTGGTTCCGTAAAGTCTTCAAAGATTACACCGGATATGCACCCGCTAAGTATTTTCAGGAGTTGAAAATAAAAAAGGCCGAAGACCTGCTCATGCGCACGTCGCACTCGGTGAAGGAAATTTCCTATATGCTCAATTACAAGTCGGCCGAGCACTTCTTCTCGCTTTTCAAGAAAAAGACCGGTTTCACACCCCTCGAATACCGCAATTACATCAGAGGAGGAGAAGCCTCCGATGTTCGGCCTTCGCGTCGGGTTTCCCTGCCCGATTTGCCCGAGCCGCCGCAGGAGATGATCGACGAGATTGCGTCCGCGCATAAAAAATAA